Sequence from the Helianthus annuus cultivar XRQ/B chromosome 13, HanXRQr2.0-SUNRISE, whole genome shotgun sequence genome:
TCCTCCTCGTACAGACATGCGTGTGTTCCTCCTTCGCCTCAGAGGTTCAGGAGGTGGCTGCGGTGGCTCCTCTAccgggagtggtggtggtgaaacAGCTTGAAGTTGAGGTTCAACCAAGGGTGGTTGGGCTGGAGAGTTATGGGATGACGGGGTAAAATACCAATCATAGGTACCCATCCTCTCTTGGAAAGAGTCGGGCCCACGGTATGGGGATCCCTGAAACGGAGACCCACTAGATATGCTGATAGGGTGGCCCGGGGTTCCTATTTGCATCTCCGGGTCGGGGTCATCATCCATCTCCATTTCCTGAGAGAAATGGTCCTCAGGGCCCAAAGGGTTGTAGCCAAGAAAGTCGTTAACATAATCTGCTGGGTTGAACTGTCCCGGGGAGTAGGGGGAGTCAGAATGATGAAACGAATGAGATTGCAAAGAGTTATGCGGTGGGTAAGACTCATGCGAATGATGAGATTGTTGAGAGTGGTGAGAGTGTTCGGGCTCGTCTGGAGCAAATGGCCCGAAAGACGGATGAAAAGAAGGCGATGAGCTTAGCAAGACTGAATGTCTTGCCGGCTCGTAAGGTTGACCCCACATATCGTGAGAGTCGGAGGAGGATAAGGACGCCGATGGAGTGCGTCTGTGAGATGGTCCAGCAGACGACGGTCCCCCATGCATGGGGCCCTTGCCTCGTCCTCTTACTCTTGGAGGCATGTTGGTGAACTTCCTGTTGgaacaagaaaacaaaaataaaataaaacataataatcAACAAAGGAAAGATAAAGATACatcctaggtcatttgcctagactcgagagtctaaggaatgtgcttattgtgtcattgagattaaacacaaaaggttagtgtttaattcactcaatgttggctctgataccaacctgtcacaccccaatatttccacGTGTTACCgttgggcccggcggggagtatcgtgacgtagttgatatcatcattgtcaacacacacaataatatagcacagcggaaggctgggtaaataaactattacaaaccatattGTCTGTCGCTATTCGAGTACATGaataatacagactggaatgtaataagatccacaggcagatcataaagtacaaagaaacaaaaactacagactccgggtatctatgggatttgcaagatcctctataacaccctatagctccagcctattacaagaagtacctgtcaattcaatctttaggaaaatacatcagtatacactggtaaatacaatttaactgacacgttttgaaaacatttaagaaaattgatttaggtgACATGGcacaaatcttttataacttgggacaatctttgtTAAGATCTTGTATACAGCTTTACATATTTGTCATACaagtggggccggtttggaagccgggcatgattaactgactcaccacttatagaactcacagaggagttatccccaacttgtgggtaatttaatatttagcatttgcatctgtcaggtgcatgcatgcaccccgtgcataggtcgtggccattaataacttaaatgagtcgaggatatccaggacatggtcgttaacccccaaatgtttatattatcaaataatacagattaaaacgggtcatgcggatttattaaatcacaatccaacaaaataatcccatacccgaccaagcggtattaatataccatatcccaagcccgtatagggaaaataagttaaaactaTTTACCTGGTGGTAGGAGTAAATTCCTAAGGTTCTTGAAAGGcactttttaccggaagctattAATCTGTATGGAAGGTTTAATTAGCCTGTTAggattctaacgggtctttaattaagtcaaggacttagaccggctagctagaaggaaaccttacggacctaaccggtagattaagcggagaccgggatagaatgtgatttagactcgacaagcttggatacttgtataatatgggtaacttaaacacattctggaaaatgaggatttaatgacaaggttaagcctgtttcggctattttacgtaaactagtcacgtaaaccgacccgaacgcgtaaatgcgtaacagGTAACCGGACAAATTAtaaacaggtcttaatcattattatccttaaaatatgttaatatatcagtagtatattaacatttatgcccaaaaagcatttcaaaccaaaataagtcccataagggcattttggtaattttgatgctcataaaagagtttatttataaaaccgagttccaggtctgattagattagtaaaaacatgtatttttatgagttatatcagtagggtactTAATATATGAATAATATATCTTTTATAACTAACTATGCACCGTAGTGGCATTTTGGTAAATTTACATAGGCTTTTAAAGGCTAAATAGGTTTCTGAGTTTAAATACTTTAGCTTACtgtaataatatataaattagcttaaaacatcagtaggttatgagttttatatgacaaatatagttttgacccatactaggtgctaaaaacgcttaaaatgcgatttaaagggctaatatggtaaaaataggaaatctgagattttggtcagtttataaagttcaaaatattatatttatcatatggaatcagtagcaaaaagtttggcatAAAAATGTtaggtaaaactcattttatggatgaaaagggtaaaaccgacaaatACCAAATTtaggctataatcctatgttatgctcagcctaaaaataaataaaaatcttcaaaaatccctaaatattatttaacatcagtaggtaaaaagatTGGTGTCAAAAGTCGGGTTTAGATAGCCattatgctaattacgccttttaaatactaaaaagtcccttaattacgctattgagcataactcccattctagacctcaaactgatgtcaaattttcgggacatgtctaaatatcagtagcaaaggttttagtttattcacattgctaaaaatctcggtTTTATGCAAAACTGGCGTTTTAGGCATTAATGAGCACaattacgatcaagagcataTATTACAAACGATTaagcaccatgcaatataacttcagagggttatactacaatgtaatgtggtcctaatggaagcttaaaacatggaagaattaagcttgaatgggtcagaactgaaaggcaaagcaaaagtcaagcttttgcgactttcagttATAATCTGCCCTTAGACTATAAATTGTcgggttaggactgataaaacatgtttagatagtcattaccaagtcattagaatgttaaaatgtaatttagaacctctggtttatGAATTAGAATCATTTTTATCAtatctgtccagtttgactttttgtaaAACTAATTTGACCCGACATTTAatcagtcaaacgagataattaggagacacccttttaagggttaatcacctatactaatgtggtttcataaccactttcaatttgatcagtggttaagccacatgtaattaaaatgaaagtcaaactgattatacactaagtttgacttttaagtaattaggctaaattgaacaactAAATaagtaattagaagcttactaatggtcctagcaatcttttctacacttgtaaTCCTCTTGTTACTGCTGAGAGCTCCAGAGCAAGTCCCACAAGTGAAGTGTTGCAAATGATGTGCCAAGAACACAAGTCCAAGCTCACTTATATAGTAAATTCCATTGATCTTGATCATTTCCAGGTGTAATTGGGGGCCCTGGGATCATCCCAGATGTCCTAGTTAGTAAATTGAACCGACATATAGCTCCAAGGGTCGTCACAACCTATGCAAAGGCGGTGGAACAACCAAACCTGCACCTGGCAGCTCAATTCTGTCGCTGGCACTCTCTCGCGGGACGTGTAAGACTTAAGGGGTGTCTTACGCGGACCGCCTGGACCATGTTTACTGGTAAAACAAGTTTAAATGttggcagtttcagtccctgatTGTTTTTAGCCTTTTTTAACTTCGTTGTTGACATGTAGGGCCCTTGTAGTTAGTAAGTTAAGGCTCTATGAAGAATAAACTAACTTCTTTAAGCTCGGGTTCGTTAAATTCCTTTATAAaagcaagtttcatcaagttgacgcttttaacccaaagtttagaaaacatgcttaacgatctcggaatcacgtgaaatttttaccacatattctcgggagtatatttgaatattacaaagcctcggtttcgttaaaaggccactcagaggtcagaattgacatattgacacttttaacccttgtaatttataatcttccgattattttcacaaacgacTTCGTATACCCAATCAATCACCCAtttaagaatattttcttcacgtgtggtcattcagaggcccaagtttggcatgttgacacttttagtcctttcgttTGCACATTTTCACttttttgtcaactttagtcccttaaacTCAATCTTTCGCATAAccggagtttaggacacgtgtctatgtatAATTGGACACGATTTATGTGGTGTTACATATGATGGGCATTCTTACTGTCGCCGAGTGTTTAGAGCGTTTCGAGGCATTTGCCCAATCTCAATCTCAGTCGCGATCTGATCAACGGTATTAAAGTGGCAATTCAAATACCACTACTAGTGCACCCACTCGTGGGGTGAACCATATCACTATGGACCCTAGTATAGCCGTCGTACTAGAAAACGTTACTAGAGAGCTCAAGGAGATTAAGGCAAAGGTTGATAAGTGTGAGTTTTGTCGAGGGGGTCACGATACAAATGCGTGTCCATTGTTAGTTGGTGAGGAGCAGGTCGATTTCGTGGGAGGGGGTTTAGGTAGAGGTCAACCTAGTGGGTTCGGTAGTAATTTTAATTCGGGTTggcgtaataataataattttaataataattttaataataattttaataataataataataataataataataataataataataataataataataataataataataataataataataattttcatTCCAATGGTCCCCCTGGTTTCCAATTAGCTCAAAATCCAAATAGGGGGCAAGGTTCATTCTTTGGTAGGGTTCAAATGGGCAGTTCAATAAGGGGTTCAATGGGCAGGTTAAGGATGGGGGGTCAAGTAGTCAGGTTTAACCAGTTCAGGGTTCAAGTTATGATTTAGGGGGTAGCCTTGAGAGGATAGAGGCAATGATGAGCCAGTTAGTCGTTAAGGACCAAACCACCCAAAAGATCCTTACCGAACACGACCTTATGCTTAAGAACCACCAAGCCTCTTTATAAGACCTTCAAAGAGTCGTAGGTGACATGTCTAGGAAACTTGAAGAGAGGTTACCCAGTCAGTTTGCAGGTAACACCCAACCGAACCCTAACGCCCATGCCAAAGCCATTACCATTCATAGTGGCAAAATCGTAGGGAACCCGAGAGTTGAGGAGAGAGTAGTAGAGGAATATGAGGAGATTGTAGATGAAGAAATCGAGATGGAGGCTCCCGACAAAGTGCAACCTAGGCTAAGCCCAACAAGTACCGCACAGCCCGGCGAGCCTCAAGGAGAGAAGAAAGTGGAGAAACCACCCGTAGACATTAGACCTTCTCCACTCGTAGATCATTTGCGTGTCCCGTTTCCTACACGTCTTAGGAACCAAAAGTACTCCAAGGAATACGGGCAATTCCTAGATATCTTCAAGCAATTGAAGATTAATCTACCTTTCATTGAAGCACTCCAATCTATGCCCAAGTACACG
This genomic interval carries:
- the LOC110901509 gene encoding pollen-specific leucine-rich repeat extensin-like protein 1, with the protein product MPPRVRGRGKGPMHGGPSSAGPSHRRTPSASLSSSDSHDMWGQPYEPARHSVLLSSSPSFHPSFGPFAPDEPEHSHHSQQSHHSHESYPPHNSLQSHSFHHSDSPYSPGQFNPADYVNDFLGYNPLGPEDHFSQEMEMDDDPDPEMQIGTPGHPISISSGSPFQGSPYRGPDSFQERMGTYDWYFTPSSHNSPAQPPLVEPQLQAVSPPPLPVEEPPQPPPEPLRRRRNTRMSVRGGPRFISPHGSSSYPPIPEDPQMGGPSNEAPEANPPQASYAPHQPPAGFDNPIPAYPGSSGYNPFENPSGYPSGYGTHDPYLTAAQYHHLYPPTYPPMHPAGYPMQGYQYPPYQPPPPQQLQQQQQTQEILERLDKVEHKTKKNKERNTSFMKGLANLIKGKKK